One part of the Arabidopsis thaliana chromosome 1 sequence genome encodes these proteins:
- a CDS encoding Armadillo/beta-catenin-like repeat family protein (Armadillo/beta-catenin-like repeat family protein; FUNCTIONS IN: ubiquitin-protein ligase activity, binding; INVOLVED IN: protein ubiquitination; LOCATED IN: ubiquitin ligase complex; EXPRESSED IN: root; CONTAINS InterPro DOMAIN/s: U box domain (InterPro:IPR003613), Armadillo-like helical (InterPro:IPR011989), Armadillo (InterPro:IPR000225), Armadillo-type fold (InterPro:IPR016024); BEST Arabidopsis thaliana protein match is: senescence-associated E3 ubiquitin ligase 1 (TAIR:AT1G20780.1); Has 1977 Blast hits to 1849 proteins in 171 species: Archae - 0; Bacteria - 125; Metazoa - 104; Fungi - 38; Plants - 1549; Viruses - 3; Other Eukaryotes - 158 (source: NCBI BLink).), which yields MSSQEEDIGTSDTLIGSLLRSISEVITSLESLQAETERFLECACYFYRVSVVLMEIQTAESNVICSIDIFESLSDSVDVAKKLVEKSQESNEAESTTDLRSIEAGFEGVVKQMGETLQSIPESTFDEEEYIGVVIQSLSNEMQNATIGDGSKSEMINNGQQKISAKHTPDIVSEQMEEDLYPTDPEFSYESYMMYSESQSQMTDIPDIPSKSTDVSRQRKHGNHSESQSLVTEIPDIPSQSTNVSSQRKHGNLSKSQSQSTEIPDIPSQSSNASSQRKYGNLSESLSMLPQVTQFMEPPYQAFICPLTKEIMEDPVTTETGVTCERQAVIEWFDSFGNSDEINCPVTGQKLTTELSANVVLKTIIQEWKVRNEAARIKVAHAALSLGGSESMVIDALRDLQMTCEGKEYNKVQVREAGIIQLLDRYLTYRSKDVRFELLKFLRTLADEETDDGKEMIVKTITMSCVIKLLGSSHQPVRHAAQALLLELSKSQHACEKIGTARGAILMLVTAKYNRELDSFASETSDQILRNLEKCPENIKQMAESGLLEPLLGHLAEGSEETQVAMAAYLVEIDIGHEKKTYVAEKACPALIGLVQSENIDARRAAFKALAHISLYHPNNKILVEVGIIKIMVEEMFTKRVFSDLMNSRNEAATILANILESGLEHETFEVNTHGHTLGSDYFVYNIIHMLKNSSPDDLNIDLIRILLSLSKSPRAMATIVSVIKETDASFAMIELINNPHDELGVGALKLLIALTPYIGHTLSERLCKTRGQPENLIQCPVEANQITEKHAVSAKLLAKLPHQNLTLNLALVNESIVSEILHAIHLIQRSGARTSRYATDFLEGLVGILVRFTTTLYEPQMMYLARNHDLTSVFVDLLMKTSSDEVQRLSATGLENLSSTTMTLSRPPQPRSTKFMGSLSMPRSFSLRSSKKKQIEICAIHRGVCSAKNTFCLVEANAITKLLACLQSDKVEVVESALAAICTLLDDKVEVEKSLSMLSEMNAVQLILNAVKEHKKESLLQKAFWMIDKFIIRGGDKYASEISQDRMLSGMLVSAFHRGDGNTRQMAENILRRLDKMPSFSTYIT from the exons ATGTCG agtcaagaagaagatataggCACAAGTGATACACTAATTGGATCGTTGTTGAGGTCCATTTCTGAGGTAATCACATCCTTGGAGTCCTTACAAGCAGAAACAGAGAGGTTCCTCGAATGCGCTTGCTACTTTTATCGAGTTTCAGTTGTGTTAATGGAGATACAGACAGCAGAGAGCAACGTCATATGTtcaattgatatttttgaatCACTATCCGATAGTGTAGATGTTGCCAAGAAACTGGTTGAGAAATCTCAAGAAAGCAACGAAGCCGAATCAACTACTGATCTGAGAAGCATTGAGGCAGGTTTTGAAGGCGTTGTAAAGCAGATGGGTGAAACTTTGCAGTCCATACCTGAATCAACATTCGACGAGGAAGAATATATAGGAGTTGTTATTCAGTCTCTTTCAAATGAGATGCAAAATGCTACCATTGGAGATGGTAGTAAAAGTGAGATGATAAACAATGGGCAGCAGAAGATTTCTGCAAAGCATACACCGGATATTGTGTCTGAGCAAATGGAGGAAGACCTCTATCCCACTGATCCTGAATTTTCCTATGAAAGTTACATGATGTATAGTGAATCACAATCACAAATGACTGATATACCAGATATCCCAAGCAAGAGCACAGATGTTAGCCGCCAGAGAAAGCATGGAAATCATAGTGAATCACAATCACTAGTAACCGAAATACCAGATATCCCAAGCCAGAGCACAAATGTTAGCAGCCAGAGAAAGCATGGGAATCTCAGTAAATCACAATCACAAAGTACCGAAATACCAGATATCCCAAGCCAGAGCTCGAATGCTAGCAGCCAGAGAAAGTATGGAAATCTTAGTGAATCATTGTCAATGTTACCACAGGTGACACAGTTCATGGAACCTCCATACCAAGCTTTCATCTGCCCGTTGACCAAAGAGATAATGGAAGATCCAGTCACCACAGAAACAGGAGTAACCTGCGAAAGACAAGCAGTAATAGAGTGGTTTGACAGTTTTGGAAACTCCGATGAGATCAACTGTCCAGTTACGGGTCAAAAGTTGACCACTGAATTAAGTGCAAATGTTGTCTTGAAAACCATCATTCAGGAATGGAAAGTACGTAACGAGGCAGCAAGAATCAAAGTGGCTCATGCAGCTTTATCCTTAGGCGGTTCAGAAAGTATGGTCATCGACGCGTTAAGAGATCTGCAAATGACCTGTGAAGGGAAAGAGTACAACAAGGTACAAGTCCGTGAAGCTGGGATCATTCAGCTGCTTGATAGATACCTGACGTACAGAAGTAAAGATGTGAGGTTTGAACTACTAAAGTTCTTAAGGACACTGGCAGATGAAGAAACTGATGACGGAAAG GAAATGATTGTGAAGACAATAACTATGTCATGCGTAATCAAACTTTTGGGAAGCAGTCACCAGCCTGTAAGACATGCAGCACAAGCCTTACTGCTTGAGCTTTCAAAATCCCAACATGCATGTGAGAAGATTGGGACTGCTAGAGGGGCGATACTAATGTTAGTTACCGCAAAGTATAACAGGGAGTTGGATTCCTTTGCATCTGAAACATCAGACCAAATCTTAAGAAATTTAGAGAAGTGTCCTGAGAACATCAAGCAAATGGCAGAGAGTGGACTATTGGAACCTCTTCTGGGCCATCTAGCAGAAG GGAGTGAGGAGACTCAGGTGGCAATGGCTGCGTACCTTGTGGAAATTGATATTGGACAtgagaaaaaaacttatgtaGCTGAGAAGGCTTGCCCTGCGCTCATTGGGCTGGTGCAAAGTGAAAATATTGACGCTAGAAGAGCCGCCTTCAAAGCTCTTGCTCATATTTCATTGTATCACCCCAACAACAAGATACTGGTAGAGGTCGGCATCATCAAGATCATGGTCGAAGAAATGTTCACGAAGCGAGTGTTTAGTGATCTGATGAACTCCAGGAACGAAGCTGCTACAATACTTGCAAACATACTGGAATCTGGGCTGGAACATGAGACCTTTGAGGTGAATACTCATGGCCACACATTAGGCTCGGATTACTTTGTATACAACATCATCCACATGCTCAAGAACTCAAGCCCAGATGATCTTAACATTGATTTGATCAGGATTCTCCTATCCTTGTCCAAATCACCTAGAGCGATGGCAACAATCGTCTCAGTGATCAAAGAAACCGACGCAAGCTTTGCCATGATAGAACTCATCAACAATCCTCATGACGAATTAGGGGTTGGAGCATTAAAACTTCTAATAGCCCTTACCCCCTACATCGGTCACACGCTATCAGAGAGACTATGTAAAACTAGAGGTCAGCCAGAGAATCTTATCCAGTGCCCAGTAGAAGCAAATCAAATAACAGAAAAGCATGCTGTTTCAGCCAAGTTACTTGCTAAACTTCCTCATCAGAATCTGACTCTTAATTTAGCACTGGTCAACGAGAGCATAGTGTCTGAAATTCTGCATGCAATCCATCTGATTCAAAGAAGTGGAGCACGAACAAGCAGGTATGCAACTGATTTCTTGGAAGGTCTCGTTGGCATCTTAGTGAGATTCACAACTACACTGTACGAGCCCCAAATGATGTACCTAGCCAGAAACCACGATTTGACATCAGTGTTTGTTGATTTATTGATGAAAACATCAAGCGACGAAGTTCAAAGGTTATCAGCAACTGGACTAGAAAATCTATCATCTACAACTATGACTTTATCGAGGCCACCCCAACCTAGGAGCACAAAATTCATGGGATCACTGAGTATGCCTAGGTCTTTCTCCCTCCGTTCATCCAAAAAGAAGCAGATAGAGATCTGTGCAATCCACAGAGGCGTATGTTCTgcaaaaaacacattttgctTGGTTGAAGCAAATGCAATCACAAAGCTTCTAGCATGTTTGCAGAGTGATAAAGTGGAGGTAGTGGAGTCAGCATTAGCTGCTATATGCACGCTATTAGATGACAAGGTCGAAGTGGAGAAGAGTTTAAGCATGCTGAGTGAAATGAATGCAGTACAACTAATTCTAAATGCAGTCAAGGAACACAAGAAAGAGTCTCTATTGCAGAAAGCATTTTGGATGATTGACAAGTTCATTATTAGAGGCGGAGATAAGTATGCCAGCGAAATATCACAAGATAGGATGTTGTCAGGTATGTTGGTTAGTGCCTTCCATCGTGGAGATGGTAACACAAGGCAGATGGCAGAAAATATACTGAGGCGTTTGGACAAGATGCCAAGTTTCTCTACTTATAtcacataa